A genomic segment from Nicotiana tabacum cultivar K326 chromosome 9, ASM71507v2, whole genome shotgun sequence encodes:
- the LOC107811781 gene encoding uncharacterized protein LOC107811781: MSSKNLFSFLFLLVLPFSSCSDATAWIKSGFWHAGSEFPVPEIPSTLFTHIHFAFAHISTSTFELYISHSDEPYISTFSNTVKQKNPSVITLLSIWGGRDESPNFFAMTSQFSRRKYFITTSIKTARQYGFQGLDLHGVNPNTDANMTNMRSFIEEWRTAINSESKSSGTRRLILTMGAYYSPMLDSMSYPVDTIIRSFDWVHLKAYDYYLPTKENFTGPHAALYDPTSKLNTDYGIKEWIKSGLPANKIILGLAYHGYAWTLVNPKRNTVRLPARGLAITPDGSMSYRYIKQYMKSYGVTPVYNSTFVVNYVTIGSFWIGYDDVEAIRTKVSYAKDKGLLGFAAFQIPSDDVDWELSKAAQDEEEDQSSSDRRLLAILLPTLTLTILLLSTIVFILKKKTIRSEGIGELNERAIGRNLKVFSLDQIKAATDNFSIKNKLGEGGYGPVYKGRLSDGQEIAVKRLSACSKQGIEEFQNEVTLASKLQHVNVLQLQGFCIERDEKILVYEYMPNKSLDFYLYDPVQSLQLDWETRVRIIEGVTQGLLYLQEYSAFTVIHRDLKPSNILLDDEMKPKISDFGIAKLFQKDEKEANTGRIVGTYGCVPPEYIKRGVYSRKYDVYSFGVLLLQILGGKKNSSEYGIENDLNLLEYAYELWGKGNGVDFLDLSLQDDSRIGEQLRYMQVALLCVQEKWEDRPSMLEVYSMLKNETEVLPNPKVPAFSKNKDNDTQETLVTPDLTCSDNNLTISQLIAR; encoded by the exons ATGTCTTCAAAAAACCTTTTCTCCTTCCTCTTTCTACTTGTTCTTCCATTTTCGAGTTGTTCTGATGCAACAGCTTGGATAAAATCTGGTTTCTGGCATGCTGGCAGTGAGTTTCCAGTTCCTGAAATTCCTTCTACTCTGTTCACACACATTCACTTTGCCTTTGCACATATCAGCACTTCAACTTTTGAGCTTTACATATCTCACTCTGATGAACCGTATATCTCTACTTTCTCAAACACTGTCAAGCAAAAGAATCCCTCAGTTATCACACTTTTATCCATCTGGGGAGGAAGGGATGAGTCCCCTAACTTTTTCGCGATGACTAGCCAGTTTTCTCGTAGGAAATATTTCATCACAACATCAATAAAAACTGCTCGACAATATGGATTTCAAGGGCTGGATCTTCATGGTGTCAACCCAAACACAGATGCAAACATGACTAATATGAGATCATTCATTGAAGAGTGGCGGACAGCGATTAATTCTGAGTCCAAGAGTTCTGGTACAAGAAGACTGATCTTGACTATGGGAGCGTACTACTCACCTATGCTAGATTCTATGTCCTATCCAGTAGATACAATTATCAGAAGTTTTGATTGGGTTCATCTCAAAGCATATGACTACTACTTgcctacaaaagaaaattttaCAGGACCACATGCAGCTTTATATGACCCTACTAGCAAATTAAATACAGACTATGGTATAAAGGAATGGATCAAGAGTGGATTACCAGCCAATAAAATAATTCTAGGTTTGGCATACCATGGTTATGCATGGACACTTGTGAATCCAAAACGTAACACGGTACGCTTACCTGCAAGAGGTTTGGCAATAACACCCGATGGATCAATGAGCTACAGATACATCAAGCAGTATATGAAAAGTTATGGAGTCACACCAGTCTATAATTCCACATTTGTTGTGAACTATGTCACCATTGGATCATTTTGGATTGGTTATGATGATGTCGAAGCTATCAGAACTAAAGTTTCTTATGCAAAGGATAAGGGGCTTCTTGGTTTTGCTGCATTCCAAATACCTAGTGATGATGTCGATTGGGAGCTGTCAAAAGCAG CTCAGGACGAAGAAGAAGATCAAAGCAGCAGCGACCGAAGGTTACTGGCAATTCTTCTGCCAACGCTCACCCTCACCATTCTCCTACTAAGTACAATAGTGTTTATCTTGAAAAAGAAAACCATAAGATCCGAAG GGATCGGGGAATTGAATGAAAGAGCTATAGGTCGTAACCTAAAAGTTTTCAGCCTTGATCAAATAAAAGCAGCTACAGACAATTTCTCAATTAAGAACAAGCTTGGAGAGGGAGGATATGGACCTGTTTATAAG GGAAGGTTAAGTGATGGGCAAGAAATTGCAGTAAAACGGCTTTCAGCATGCTCTAAGCAAGGAATAGAAGAGTTCCAGAATGAGGTCACACTTGCTTCAAAGTTACAGCACGTCAATGTTCTACAACTTCAGGGCTTTTGCATTGAAAGAGACGAGAAGATACTGGTTTATGAGTACATGCCAAATAAAAGTTTGGATTTCTACCTTTATG ATCCAGTACAGAGCCTGCAGTTAGATTGGGAGACACGGGTTCGTATTATAGAAGGAGTTACTCAAGGACTTCTATACCTACAAGAGTACTCAGCATTCACAGTCATTCACAGAGACTTGAAACCTAGCAACATTTTACTGGACGATGAGATGAAACCGAAAATCTCAGATTTTGGTATAGCTAAACTTTTCCAGAAAGATGAAAAGGAAGCAAACACCGGAAGGATTGTCGGGACCTA TGGTTGTGTTCCTCCAGAGTACATTAAGCGAGGTGTATACTCCAGGAAATATGATGTTTACAGTTTTGGAGTTTTATTGTTGCAAATCCTTGGTGGAAAGAAGAATTCAAGTGAATATGGAATCGAGAACGATCTGAATCTTCTAGAATAT GCATATGAACTTTGGGGAAAAGGCAATGGAGTGGATTTTCTTGATCTGTCACTGCAAGATGATTCTCGAATAGGCGAGCAACTGAGATACATGCAAGTTGCACTATTGTGTGTCCAAGAAAAATGGGAAGACCGACCATCGATGTTGGAGGTGTACTCCATGCTCAAAAATGAAACTGAGGTCTTGCCCAATCCTAAAGTTCCTGCCTTTTCCAAGAATAAAGACAATGACACACAAGAGACTTTAGTCACACCTGACCTTACTTGTTCGGATAATAATCTCACTATATCCCAACTTATAGCCCGTTAA
- the LOC107779287 gene encoding nod factor hydrolase protein 1-like, which yields MASPKTHVLFSFVILCFAFACAMAHPPSKGVKGAYYPSWAFSTFPPSSIDTSFFTHIYYAFLVPNNTTFKFEIDDETSTLLFNFTSTLRSKRPSVKTLFSVGGGGEGPARFSRMASTAVSRLTFIKSSIEVARKYNFDGIDLDWEFPQNKKDMENLAILLDQWRVEVKKESWTTKRQPLLITAAVYFSVDFFLSDEFRSYPVRSINRNLDWINLMCYDYRGSWDTSATGAPAALFDTKSNISTSYGVRSWIKAGAIRSKLIMGLPLYGRTWKLKDPNVHGIGAPGIGIGPGDQGTMTYREVEKFNKENNAKVVFDIATVSTYSVAGNSWIGYDDTRSVSMKIGYAQAQRLRGYFFWAVAGDLDWKISRTAKQLWIVS from the exons atggctagTCCTAAAACTCATGTTCTTTTCAGTtttgttatcttatgttttgccTTTGCTTGTGCTATGGCACACCCTCCATCTAAAGGAGTTAAAGGTGCATATTATCCTTCTTGGGCATTTTCAACTTTTCCACCATCATCTATAGATACATCTTTTTTCACTCATATCTACTATGCATTTCTTGTTCCAAACAACACCACCTTTAAATTCGAAATCGATGACGAAACGTCCACTCTCCTCTTCAACTTCACCTCTACCCTCCGATCGAAAAGACCGTCCGTTAAGACGCTCTTTTCGGTTGGTGGAGGGGGCGAAGGACCTGCTAGATTTTCACGCATGGCGTCAACAGCTGTCTCTCGTTTGACTTTTATAAAATCTAGCATAGAAGTAGCCAGAAAGTATAATTTTGATGGAATTGATCTTGATTGGGAATTTCCTCAAAACAAAAAAGACATGGAAAATTTGGCTATTTTATTAGACCAATGGAGGGTTGAGGTCAAAAAAGAATCTTGGACAACAAAAAGGCAACCCCTTTTGATCACAGCAGCTGTTTATTTCTCAGTTGATTTCTTTTTATCTGATGAATTCAGATCATACCCTGTACGTTCAATTAACAGGAATTTAGATTGGATCAACTTAATGTGCTACGATTATCGCGGATCGTGGGACACATCTGCCACGGGTGCACCAGCTGCATTATTCGACACGAAAAGTAACATTAGTACAAGTTATGGAGTAAGGTCATGGATTAAAGCCGGAGCAATAAGAAGCAAATTAATTATGGGATTGCCATTATATGGTAGGACATGGAAATTAAAAGATCCTAATGTACATGGAATTGGTGCACCAGGAATTGGTATTGGTCCTGGAGATCAAGGGACAATGACATATAGGGAAGTAGAGAaatttaataaagaaaataatgcTAAGGTTGTATTTGATATTGCAACAGTTTCTACATATTCTGTGGCTGGGAATTCTTGGATTGGATATGATGATACTAGATCTGTTTCAATGAAGATAGGATATGCTCAAGCTCAAAGACTTCGGGGATACTTCTTTTGGGCTGTTGCTGGTGATCTTGATTGGAAAATCTCAAGAACAG CTAAACAGTTGTGGATTGTTTCATAA
- the LOC107779277 gene encoding uncharacterized protein LOC107779277 encodes MAIPEILSTFLVIFLVAGAKFQVCSASRYVSAPVSVSPSPLSGPIPRFPLPSAPEFQIPSLPPFPSTSPPSMPLVPGFPPSVPIFPGSLSSPSLSVIPGFPAPIVPIFPGSPSSPSTPLVPGFPVPSMPAIPASPSSPSSPVIPDLPVPIMPTFPGSPISPATPLLPGFPPSMPAIPGSPSSPSSPVIPGFPVPMVPTYPGSPSSPSTPLVPGFPVPSVPSIPGLPSSPYSPIIPGFPVTAPTFPGSPSSPSLPVIPGFLVPSMPPFPSTSPPSPPFIPIFPVPSLPPGTVPPYMPLIPPSISPSMPPVPASCPPSVPSAPYSSPPSPSMPSIPVSSPPIMPLVPAPVPYPSMPVPAPGPTPTPSGIKGAYWLSWLAESAPSSSIPTEYFTHIFYAFAVPDNTSFQLLVSQTDEQSMINFTATIHSQSHATKTMLSIGGDTGSPVLPSMTSCHDNRASFIKSTIDVARKCGFDGLDLDWEFPTKSENMHNLALLLKEWRHAISIESLTSSRPPLILSAALSFSPDPLLSGTFYPREALKNYLDFLNPMCYNYKGSWDTSVTGAPALLYDKSSNISTSYGISAWKQNGVPSTKLVMGIPLFGKTWKLKDPNDHRIGAPAVGVGPGTQGEMSYDNIVTFNSENNATIVYNNETVSTYSYVGTNWIGYDDINSITKKIKYAKTQGIGGYFFWALGYDSNWTLSRAASMAWDDEI; translated from the exons ATGGCTATTCCTGAAATCTTGTCAacatttttggttatttttcttGTTGCTGGTGCTAAATTCCAAGTGTGTTCTGCATCTCGTTATGTTTCAGCTCCTGTTTCTGTGTCTCCTTCACCCTTGTCTGGTCCAATCCCTAGATTTCCACTGCCTTCCGCTCCCGAGTTTCAGATACCATCCTTGCCTCCATTTCCAAGCACTAGTCCACCGTCCATGCCTCTAGTTCCAGGCTTCCCTCCATCCGTGCCTATATTTCCAGGCTCGCTTAGCTCACCGTCCTTGTCTGTAATTCCAGGCTTTCCTGCACCAATCGTGCCTATATTTCCAGGCTCGCCTAGTTCACCATCCACGCCTCTAGTTCCAGGCTTCCCAGTACCATCCATGCCTGCAATTCCAGCCTCGCCTAGTTCACCGTCCTCACCTGTAATTCCAGACCTCCCTGTACCAATCATGCCTACATTTCCAGGCTCGCCTATTTCACCGGCCACGCCTCTACTTCCGGGCTTCCCACCATCCATGCCTGCAATTCCAGGATCACCTAGTTCACCGTCCTCGCCTGTAATTCCAGGCTTCCCTGTACCAATGGTGCCTACGTATCCAGGCTCGCCTAGTTCACCGTCCACGCCTCTAGTTCCGGGCTTCCCAGTACCATCTGTGCCTTCAATTCCAGGCTTGCCTAGTTCACCATACTCGCCTATAATTCCAGGCTTTCCTGTAACCGCGCCTACATTTCCAGGCTCACCTAGTTCACCGTCCTTGCCTGTAATTCCAGGCTTCCTTGTACCATCAATGCCTCCATTCCCAAGCACTAGTCCACCGTCCCCGCCTTTCATTCCAATCTTCCCTGTACCATCTCTGCCTCCAGGAACTGTTCCACCCTACATGCCTCTAATACCTCCCTCTATTTCACCATCTATGCCTCCGGTCCCAGCTTCCTGTCCACCATCCGTGCCTTCGGCTCCCTACTCTAGTCCACCTTCACCCTCCATGCCTTCAATTCCTGTCTCTAGTCCACCAATCATGCCTCTGGTTCCTGCCCCAGTGCCATATCCCAGTATGCCTGTTCCCGCACCAGGACCTACGCCTACGCCTTCTGGCATCAAAGGTGCATACTGGCTTTCATGGCTAGCTGAATCAGCTCCTTCATCAAGCATCCCTACTGAATATTTCACCCACATTTTCTATGCGTTTGCTGTGCCTGATAATACATCATTCCAGTTGCTCGTAAGCCAAACTGACGAGCAATCAATGATTAACTTCACGGCTACAATCCATTCTCAGAGCCATGCAACGAAGACCATGCTATCAATAGGAGGAGACACAGGTTCACCGGTTCTCCCCAGTATGACGAGTTGCCATGATAATCGCGCTTCATTCATCAAATCAACGATCGATGTAGCTAGAAAGTGTGGctttgatggccttgatcttgATTGGGAATTCCCAACCAAATCAGAAAACATGCACAATCTAGCATTACTATTAAAAGAATGGCGTCACGCCATCAGCATAGAGTCATTAACTTCCTCTAGACCTCCACTCATCCTATCTGCCGCTCTTTCCTTCTCTCCTGATCCTCTCTTATCAGGTACATTTTATCCTAGAGAAGCTCTAAAAAACTATCTTGATTTCTTGAACCCCATGTGCTACAATTACAAGGGCTCGTGGGATACTTCAGTGACTGGTGCTCCGGCCTTGTTATACGATAAGTCTAGCAATATTAGCACCAGTTATGGAATTTCAGCCTGGAAACAAAATGGGGTTCCTTCAACAAAGCTAGTAATGGGAATTCCCTTATTCGGAAAGACATGGAAATTGAAGGATCCAAATGATCATAGAATTGGAGCTCCTGCAGTAGGAGTTGGTCCTGGAACTCAAGGAGAAATGTCATATGATAATATAGTAACATTCAATTCAGAAAACAATGCCACTATTGTATATAATAATGAAACAGTTTCAACATATTCATATGTTGGAACAAATTGGATTGGATATGATGACATTAATTCAATCACAAAAAAGATTAAGTATGCTAAGACTCAGGGAATTGGTGGTTACTTTTTCTGGGCACTTGGCTATGACAGCAACTGGACTCTTTCTAGAGCAG CTTCTATGGCATGGGATGATGAAATTTGA